The genomic DNA CAGTAAGCATATTGCCATTCAAAGCTCAGGACGGGCAGGAGTAACAATAACTACAGATCGTACCACATCATACAATCACACGGGAAACAATGTTGATATTGATAAAGAAATGTCTGACCTTGCAACCAATCAAATTTATTATAATGCCATGATTGAACGAATTAGTGGGAAATTCAACTCGCTACAAACAGTCATAAAAGGAGGAAGATAACCATGTCTATTTTTCATAGCATCAATACTTCAGCATCTGCTTTAACGGCACAAAGATTGCGCATGGATGTTATCTCTTCCAATATGGCAAACGTAGACACAGCGGGTTATAGAAGGAAATCAGTTGTGCTTCAGCCCAAGGAAGGAAACTTTTCTTCTTTTATGAGCCAAGCAATGTCAAAACAAACGACAGGTGTTGGAAACGGAGTAAAAGTTTCTAAAATTGTTGAAGACACAGAAACTCCTTTTAAACTTGTGTATGACCCTGAACATCCTGATTCGGATGAAAATGGCTATGTAGAACTACCGAATGTTGATCCACTACGTGAAATGGTGGATTTAATTAGCGCGACTAGATCATATGAAGCAAACGTGACTGTAATGAACGCATCTAAAGGAATGCTTATGAAAGCATTAGAGATCGGTAAATAAAAGGGAGAATAAATAATGACTATATCTATTCCATCTGTATCTAAAGTTTTTCAATCAAATGCAGCAATTTCTACTCCATCTACTACACCATACGAAGCACAAAAGAGTTTTGCGTCCGTATTAAAGGATTCAATTGAAAAAGTTAATGAAGCACAAAACCAATCAGATGTGATGACAGAGAAATTGGCAAGAGGCGAAAATGTAGATCTTCACCAAGTGATGATTGCAAGTCAAAAAGCAAGCATTACCATGTCAGCAACGATTGAAGTGAGAAATAAAGTCATTGAAGCATATCAAGAAGTAATGAGAATGCAAGTTTAATAGCTTTTGTGTTGGAAAGGTGCTTTTGGCACCTTTTGGCATGACACACTGAACCGGAGGAACGTGATGAACCAATTGCAAAAACAATTACATGCAATAAAAGAATATTGGACAAGTCGTTCTAAAAAGCAAAAAATGTTCTTTGTTGGCGGTTTAGTGTCTTTAGTGACACTAATTTCATTAGTAACGTTTTTTGCAACTAGAATGACTTTAGAACCTTTATATAGTAATTTGTCGCCAGCCGAAACGGGGGCTATTAAAGAAAGCTTAGATGCAAGAGGAATTGTATCTGAGATTGCTGATAATGGAACGACGATATTGGCGCCTAAAGAGAGCATTGATACGTTGAAGGTTGAACTTGCTGCGGAAGGAATACCTAATTCAGGAAGCATTGATTATTCATTTTTTAGTCAAAATGCAGGAATTGGAATGACTGAGAACGAGTTTAATGTCATGAAGCTTGACGCAATGCAAACAGAGTTAGCGAACTTAATGAAGGGTATAGAAGGGATTAATGATGCGAAGGTTATGATTAATCTTCCAGAGAAAGGGATCTTTGTAACAGATGCATCAGAAGCGGCCAGTGCTTCTATTGTACTGAACACGAAACCTGGTTATGAATTTGAGGAAAGCCAGATCAAAGCGTTGTACCATCTAGTATCAAAGAGTGTTCCCAACCTCCCTACAGATAATATCGTCATTACGAACCAAAACTTTGAGTACTTTGACTTAAATAATGAAGAAAATTCTTCAGGTTCGACTTTTGCT from Robertmurraya sp. FSL R5-0851 includes the following:
- the flgB gene encoding flagellar basal body rod protein FlgB, whose product is MKLFSNTINTLENALNYSSTKQKVIAQNISNADTPGYKAKNVSFKSELNDAMSTVTGNQTNSKHIAIQSSGRAGVTITTDRTTSYNHTGNNVDIDKEMSDLATNQIYYNAMIERISGKFNSLQTVIKGGR
- the flgC gene encoding flagellar basal body rod protein FlgC, which codes for MSIFHSINTSASALTAQRLRMDVISSNMANVDTAGYRRKSVVLQPKEGNFSSFMSQAMSKQTTGVGNGVKVSKIVEDTETPFKLVYDPEHPDSDENGYVELPNVDPLREMVDLISATRSYEANVTVMNASKGMLMKALEIGK
- the fliE gene encoding flagellar hook-basal body complex protein FliE, coding for MTISIPSVSKVFQSNAAISTPSTTPYEAQKSFASVLKDSIEKVNEAQNQSDVMTEKLARGENVDLHQVMIASQKASITMSATIEVRNKVIEAYQEVMRMQV